A genome region from Blautia coccoides includes the following:
- a CDS encoding YesL family protein — MGNGTIFGYDGKYVKVIDKIFNTIVLSLFWLIGCLPIITIGVSTTAMYYTAVKVIKKEEGYVLEQFLKSYRRNLKDGILLEILFAVVLFILQLNIGILEAKTSGYIGLFFICLYYGVSIYAAGMLCYAFPALSRFEMPMGWILKLSMFMTGRYFLTTAVLLFILVSSAAIVAWIPYTMIVVPGAASLLCSEFMERVLKKHEPKIEELEEPQL; from the coding sequence ATGGGCAATGGTACGATATTTGGTTATGACGGTAAATATGTAAAGGTGATTGATAAGATATTCAACACGATCGTGCTGAGTTTATTCTGGCTGATTGGATGCCTCCCCATCATAACGATCGGTGTATCTACAACTGCCATGTATTATACCGCGGTAAAGGTGATCAAAAAGGAAGAGGGATACGTACTGGAACAGTTTCTGAAATCATACAGAAGAAATCTAAAAGACGGTATTCTCCTGGAAATCCTTTTTGCGGTTGTTTTGTTTATCCTGCAGCTAAATATAGGGATTTTGGAAGCAAAGACTTCAGGATATATAGGACTGTTTTTTATCTGCCTTTACTATGGAGTCAGCATCTATGCGGCAGGAATGCTCTGCTATGCTTTCCCTGCACTTTCCAGATTTGAAATGCCTATGGGATGGATTTTAAAGCTGTCCATGTTCATGACAGGGCGTTATTTCCTGACAACGGCTGTGCTGCTGTTTATTTTAGTCTCCTCTGCCGCAATTGTGGCATGGATACCTTATACTATGATCGTTGTACCGGGAGCAGCGTCCCTGCTCTGCTCTGAATTCATGGAGCGGGTACTCAAAAAGCATGAACCCAAAATAGAAGAACTGGAGGAACCACAGCTATGA
- a CDS encoding glycoside hydrolase family 31 protein: MLKQVGNKLYRRQDKELLLIEPWGKNSLRVRATQRSEFIPDTDSALLEPEETEVQITIEGKKAVITNGNLTCKIMDNGVLQYYNQNGKLLLEEYDRTRDMYEGSDKFASALEIVPRTFNPRQCSDNFKLTVRFEAYKDEKIFGMGQYQQPYLDVKGCIIELAHRNSQASVPFALSDRGYGILWNNPAIGQVTFGKNVTEWIAESTKQMDYWITAGDTPAEIEEAYADATGKVPMMPDYGMGFWQCKLRYQTQDEILEVAREYKRRGLPIDVIVVDFFHWPHQGDWKFDEDYWPDPAAMVRELKEMGIELMVSIWPTVDAESENYEEMTELGYLTRSEYGKRIGQLGDACIIDVTNPEGRNYVWEKMKKNYYDLGIKIFWLDEAEPEFTGYEYEHYRYFLGADMEVGNLYPKYYARMAYEGMEAEGQENIVNLLRCAWAGSQKYGALVWSGDIDSSFRALRNQLAAGLNMGISGIPWWTTDIGGFHGGNIHDDAFKECFVRWFAFGAFCPVMRLHGFREPFKEPLGTTGGGKHISGAENEVWSYGEEVYEICKKYMELREKMRPYVKTLMQDAHEKGTPIMRPLFYDFPEDKKAWEIEDQYMFGSKVLVCPVLYEGVRERKVYLPEGKWKNINDSRIYEGGAEYVCDAPYDSIPVFVKAGELEDIF; encoded by the coding sequence ATGCTGAAACAAGTGGGCAACAAATTATACAGAAGGCAGGATAAAGAACTGCTTTTGATCGAGCCGTGGGGGAAGAACAGCCTGCGCGTCCGTGCTACCCAGCGAAGTGAGTTCATTCCGGATACGGACAGCGCGCTTCTGGAGCCGGAAGAGACAGAGGTACAGATCACCATTGAAGGGAAAAAGGCGGTCATCACCAACGGCAATTTAACCTGTAAAATCATGGACAATGGAGTGCTCCAATATTATAATCAGAATGGAAAGCTTCTTCTGGAAGAGTATGACCGCACAAGAGACATGTATGAGGGAAGTGACAAATTCGCCAGTGCCCTGGAGATCGTGCCCAGAACCTTTAATCCTCGTCAGTGCTCTGACAATTTCAAGCTGACTGTTCGGTTTGAGGCATACAAGGACGAGAAGATTTTCGGAATGGGACAGTATCAGCAGCCATACCTGGATGTGAAGGGCTGTATTATTGAGCTGGCGCATAGAAATTCCCAGGCCAGTGTTCCTTTTGCCCTGTCAGACAGAGGATACGGAATTCTCTGGAACAATCCGGCCATCGGCCAGGTGACCTTTGGAAAAAATGTTACAGAGTGGATCGCTGAGTCTACAAAGCAGATGGATTACTGGATAACAGCGGGTGATACCCCGGCTGAGATCGAGGAAGCCTATGCGGATGCCACAGGAAAGGTTCCAATGATGCCGGATTACGGTATGGGATTCTGGCAGTGTAAGCTGCGTTACCAGACCCAGGATGAGATTCTGGAGGTGGCCAGGGAATATAAGAGAAGAGGCCTTCCCATTGATGTGATCGTTGTGGATTTCTTCCACTGGCCCCATCAGGGAGACTGGAAGTTTGATGAAGATTATTGGCCCGACCCGGCAGCAATGGTGCGGGAATTAAAAGAGATGGGAATCGAACTGATGGTATCCATCTGGCCCACAGTTGACGCGGAGAGCGAGAACTATGAGGAGATGACGGAGTTGGGCTATCTGACCCGGTCAGAATACGGAAAGCGCATCGGACAGCTTGGAGACGCCTGCATTATAGACGTGACCAATCCGGAGGGAAGAAATTATGTCTGGGAAAAAATGAAGAAAAATTATTATGACCTGGGTATTAAAATTTTCTGGCTGGATGAGGCGGAGCCTGAGTTTACCGGATATGAATACGAACATTACCGTTATTTCCTGGGTGCTGATATGGAAGTGGGTAATTTATATCCCAAATATTACGCCCGCATGGCTTATGAGGGAATGGAAGCAGAGGGACAGGAGAATATCGTCAATCTTCTCCGCTGCGCATGGGCCGGCAGCCAGAAATACGGCGCGCTGGTATGGTCCGGAGATATTGACTCCTCCTTCCGCGCTCTGAGAAATCAGTTGGCAGCAGGCCTTAACATGGGAATTTCCGGTATTCCGTGGTGGACTACCGATATCGGCGGATTCCACGGAGGCAATATCCACGACGATGCGTTTAAGGAGTGTTTTGTCAGATGGTTTGCTTTCGGCGCATTCTGCCCGGTCATGAGACTGCACGGGTTCCGTGAACCGTTTAAAGAGCCTCTGGGAACCACAGGAGGAGGAAAACATATAAGCGGCGCGGAGAACGAAGTATGGAGCTACGGGGAAGAAGTATACGAAATCTGCAAAAAGTATATGGAACTGCGTGAGAAGATGCGTCCTTATGTAAAGACACTGATGCAGGATGCCCATGAAAAAGGGACACCGATCATGCGTCCTCTGTTCTATGATTTCCCGGAGGACAAAAAAGCCTGGGAAATTGAGGACCAGTACATGTTCGGAAGCAAGGTGCTTGTCTGCCCGGTACTGTATGAAGGCGTCAGGGAACGCAAGGTTTATCTGCCGGAAGGAAAATGGAAAAACATTAACGACAGCAGGATATATGAAGGCGGTGCTGAGTATGTGTGCGATGCTCCGTATGACAGCATTCCGGTATTTGTAAAAGCAGGGGAACTGGAAGACATTTTTTAA
- a CDS encoding ABC transporter substrate-binding protein, which produces MKRKVVKTLALTMTSAMVVAMTAGCGNSGGGDTKSDSTDTGTEDTADDADTGSAETETGTEATAADIGEPNGGKEVTLWHYFEHEADALNAVVKKYNEEQSDIYIVPTFVSRDELMKQYTIGAVSGELPDIGMVDSPDMASYISLGVFADITEYLEGWSDLDQFYEGPLSSCMDADGKYYGLPNNSNCLALLCNMDMLKAAGIENPPTTWDEFKEACEKTTDEANGVYGFAMSAIANEEGTFQFIPWLYGAGADITDVSSDKAVNALTFLSDLVKDGYMSKEAVNWGQGDAYNAWIAGKAAMLESGTWQIATLDTDNKDDVTWEYKYTPMPKGEQQATVIGGENFGVCSGSENVEECTEFLKYMQSAQNTADWCEIAGKLPVRADAVELKDFWTADERYKVFNDSMEFAVARGPHESWPTISEALYKAEQAALLGDKDPAEALKEAQATISPILEETPIAVQK; this is translated from the coding sequence ATGAAGAGGAAAGTTGTTAAGACATTGGCGCTGACTATGACATCTGCAATGGTGGTGGCTATGACAGCAGGCTGTGGTAATTCAGGAGGCGGTGACACGAAGAGCGACAGTACGGATACCGGCACAGAGGATACCGCAGACGACGCGGATACAGGTTCCGCGGAGACTGAGACAGGAACAGAAGCCACTGCAGCAGACATAGGGGAGCCTAACGGCGGTAAAGAAGTTACCCTCTGGCACTATTTCGAGCATGAGGCTGACGCCCTGAATGCGGTTGTAAAGAAATATAATGAAGAGCAGAGTGATATCTACATTGTACCTACTTTTGTATCACGTGATGAGTTAATGAAACAGTATACCATCGGTGCTGTGTCAGGAGAACTTCCTGATATCGGAATGGTGGATTCACCGGATATGGCATCCTACATTTCCCTGGGGGTGTTCGCAGACATCACAGAGTATCTGGAGGGATGGTCTGATCTGGATCAGTTCTATGAAGGACCTCTGAGCAGTTGTATGGACGCAGACGGAAAATATTACGGACTGCCCAACAACTCAAACTGTCTGGCACTGCTGTGCAACATGGATATGCTGAAAGCAGCAGGTATTGAAAATCCGCCGACCACATGGGACGAATTTAAAGAAGCCTGTGAAAAAACCACAGACGAAGCCAACGGAGTTTACGGATTTGCTATGTCAGCCATCGCTAATGAAGAGGGAACCTTCCAGTTCATTCCGTGGCTGTACGGCGCTGGAGCAGACATCACAGATGTTTCTAGCGACAAGGCAGTGAACGCTCTGACATTCTTAAGTGACCTGGTAAAAGACGGATATATGAGTAAAGAAGCTGTAAACTGGGGACAGGGCGATGCTTACAATGCATGGATCGCAGGTAAAGCCGCTATGCTGGAATCCGGTACATGGCAGATCGCAACCTTAGATACCGATAATAAAGATGATGTTACATGGGAATACAAGTATACTCCAATGCCGAAAGGTGAGCAGCAGGCAACTGTTATCGGCGGTGAGAACTTCGGTGTATGCAGCGGTTCCGAAAATGTAGAAGAGTGTACAGAATTCCTGAAATATATGCAGTCCGCACAGAACACAGCAGACTGGTGTGAAATCGCAGGAAAATTACCGGTTCGTGCAGACGCAGTAGAACTGAAAGATTTCTGGACAGCAGATGAGAGATATAAAGTATTCAATGACTCCATGGAATTTGCAGTTGCAAGGGGACCTCACGAGTCCTGGCCGACAATTTCCGAAGCACTGTACAAAGCAGAGCAGGCAGCTTTACTGGGTGACAAAGACCCGGCAGAAGCTCTGAAAGAAGCACAGGCAACGATTTCACCTATTTTGGAAGAAACACCTATTGCAGTACAGAAGTAA
- a CDS encoding carbohydrate ABC transporter permease translates to MAGKVKITSSKEKRKNIINCVIAVIVAILFLFPIYWILAMSFKSDAESFGKLVTYYPHHFTLEPWIKNFQDAEFLSSLRNSVCIAFLSMVISLVFGIPAAYGMGRYKVPGRKVFLLTFLVTQMLPASLMLTPMYLIFNKLHLLGTYLGPSLAIASGSVPFIVVTLRPYFKSVPTSLDDAARIDGCGVFRSFFKIMIPAIKTGVITVVVISFLGGWNDLAYSMTFNVKPDMRPLTANIYKFQSKYGTKWNCIMAYGAILVLPVILLFVFLQKYIVGGLTAGAVKE, encoded by the coding sequence ATGGCAGGAAAAGTAAAAATAACAAGTTCCAAAGAAAAAAGAAAAAATATTATCAACTGTGTTATTGCGGTTATTGTTGCCATTCTGTTCCTGTTCCCGATCTACTGGATTCTGGCTATGTCATTTAAATCAGATGCGGAATCCTTCGGTAAACTGGTGACATATTATCCGCACCATTTCACCCTGGAACCCTGGATCAAAAACTTCCAGGATGCAGAGTTTTTATCCTCTCTGAGGAACAGTGTCTGTATCGCCTTTTTATCTATGGTGATCTCACTGGTATTTGGTATTCCGGCAGCTTACGGCATGGGACGTTATAAAGTACCGGGCAGAAAAGTATTCCTGCTCACATTCCTTGTGACCCAGATGCTTCCTGCATCTCTTATGCTGACACCTATGTATCTGATCTTTAACAAGCTGCATTTATTAGGAACCTACTTAGGCCCATCCCTGGCCATCGCCTCCGGGTCTGTACCGTTTATTGTTGTAACCCTGAGACCTTATTTCAAAAGCGTGCCCACATCCCTGGACGATGCTGCCAGGATTGACGGCTGCGGTGTGTTCCGGTCCTTCTTCAAGATCATGATCCCGGCAATTAAGACAGGTGTCATCACAGTAGTGGTTATCTCCTTCCTGGGCGGCTGGAACGATCTGGCATACTCCATGACCTTTAACGTGAAACCGGATATGCGTCCTTTGACAGCCAATATTTATAAGTTCCAGAGTAAATACGGAACAAAGTGGAACTGTATCATGGCGTATGGCGCGATTCTGGTACTGCCGGTTATCCTGTTGTTTGTATTCCTGCAGAAATATATTGTGGGCGGCCTGACGGCAGGGGCGGTAAAAGAATAA
- the yicI gene encoding alpha-xylosidase, whose translation MKFTNGYWMLRDEMTPAYAVEYGSHMVKGDELTVYLPGKHIAGRGDALNIPMLTITLSTPLEGVIKVSAVHHAGALYKGPFAEIKNEHPRAEITETEECLTFASGSLRAVIDKTPNAYKLAFYEGDKFLTESSFRNLAHMHNRETGKNYMVEQLLIDVDEYVYGLGERFTPFVKNGQTVEMWNEDGGTASEIAYKNIPFYITNKGYGVLVDNEGDVAYEIASEKVERIQFSVEGERLDYYFISGKSPMGTVEKYTELTGKPALPPAWSFGLWLTTSFTTDYDENTTSGFIQGMADRDIPLHVFHFDCYWMEAFEWCNFKWDPNVTTDPKSMLQRYHDKGLNICVWINPYIGQKSCLFEEGREKGYLLKRTDGSVWQTDLWQPGMGLVDFTNPDACAWYQSKLKTLLDMGVDCFKTDFGERVPVKDIVYFDGSDPVKMHNYYTYLYNQTVFQLLEEERGKGEAVLFARSATVGGQKFPAHWGGDCSATYVSMAETLRGGLSLSLSGFGFWSHDISGFEQTAPADIYKRWCQFGLLSSHSRLHGSSSYRVPWLFDDEACVILKEFVNLKCRLMPYLYGQAVRSHEYGTPVLRPMFLDFPEDRACDTLDRQYMFGSSLLAAPVFKESGEVDYYLPKGTWVNLITGETREGGTWYKETHDYHSLPLMVKENTILPMGNNDREPEYDFADGVTLLLSVFADGKEADVEIPDCRGNVVMKAHAVCRDGEISVHVEGGNGNYTVKSLAGQIVKMI comes from the coding sequence ATGAAATTTACCAATGGATATTGGATGTTAAGAGATGAAATGACCCCGGCCTACGCTGTAGAGTATGGGAGTCATATGGTTAAGGGAGATGAACTGACCGTTTATCTTCCGGGAAAACATATTGCCGGCAGAGGGGATGCCCTGAACATTCCCATGCTGACCATTACTCTGTCAACACCTTTGGAGGGAGTGATAAAGGTATCTGCTGTCCATCATGCAGGCGCACTTTATAAAGGGCCTTTCGCAGAGATCAAAAATGAGCATCCCCGCGCGGAGATCACCGAGACGGAGGAATGTCTGACTTTTGCAAGCGGAAGTCTGAGGGCTGTGATCGACAAGACACCGAATGCTTACAAGCTGGCCTTTTATGAGGGGGATAAATTCCTGACAGAGTCCAGTTTCCGTAACCTGGCACATATGCATAACAGGGAGACCGGGAAAAATTACATGGTGGAACAGCTTCTCATTGATGTGGATGAGTATGTATATGGCCTTGGCGAGCGGTTCACACCTTTTGTGAAAAACGGGCAGACCGTGGAAATGTGGAATGAAGACGGCGGTACAGCCAGCGAAATTGCCTACAAAAACATTCCGTTTTATATTACCAACAAGGGATATGGAGTCCTGGTGGACAATGAGGGCGACGTGGCCTATGAGATCGCCAGTGAGAAAGTGGAGAGGATCCAGTTCTCAGTGGAAGGAGAGCGCCTGGATTATTATTTCATCAGCGGCAAAAGCCCCATGGGGACTGTGGAGAAATATACGGAGCTGACCGGAAAACCGGCACTGCCTCCTGCCTGGTCTTTCGGACTCTGGCTTACCACGTCCTTTACCACAGATTATGATGAGAATACCACCTCAGGATTTATTCAGGGGATGGCAGACAGGGATATCCCCCTGCACGTATTCCATTTTGACTGTTACTGGATGGAAGCTTTTGAGTGGTGCAATTTTAAATGGGATCCCAATGTGACCACAGATCCCAAATCCATGCTGCAGAGATATCACGACAAGGGCCTGAATATCTGTGTATGGATCAATCCTTATATTGGTCAGAAGTCCTGTCTGTTTGAGGAAGGCAGGGAAAAGGGATATCTGCTGAAACGCACAGACGGAAGTGTATGGCAGACAGACTTATGGCAGCCCGGAATGGGTCTTGTGGACTTTACCAATCCGGATGCCTGTGCATGGTATCAGAGCAAACTGAAGACACTGCTGGATATGGGTGTGGACTGCTTCAAGACAGACTTTGGCGAGAGGGTGCCTGTTAAGGATATCGTGTATTTTGATGGTTCAGATCCGGTTAAGATGCACAATTATTATACCTACTTATACAATCAGACCGTATTCCAGCTTCTGGAGGAAGAAAGAGGAAAAGGGGAGGCTGTGCTCTTTGCCCGTTCTGCAACCGTAGGCGGCCAGAAGTTCCCGGCACACTGGGGCGGTGACTGCTCAGCAACCTATGTTTCCATGGCTGAGACCCTGCGGGGCGGATTGTCCCTTTCTCTTAGCGGTTTTGGTTTCTGGAGCCATGATATCAGCGGATTTGAACAGACAGCGCCTGCGGATATTTACAAACGCTGGTGTCAGTTCGGACTTTTAAGCTCACACAGCCGTCTGCACGGTTCTTCTTCTTACCGTGTGCCGTGGCTTTTTGATGATGAGGCATGTGTGATCCTGAAAGAGTTTGTCAATCTGAAATGCCGTCTCATGCCGTATCTGTACGGACAGGCTGTGCGCTCCCATGAATACGGCACACCGGTTCTGCGTCCCATGTTCCTGGATTTCCCGGAGGACAGGGCCTGCGATACACTGGACCGTCAGTATATGTTCGGTTCTTCCCTGCTTGCGGCTCCTGTATTTAAGGAGTCAGGTGAAGTGGATTACTATCTGCCGAAGGGAACCTGGGTGAACCTGATCACAGGAGAGACAAGGGAAGGCGGAACCTGGTATAAGGAAACCCATGACTATCATTCCCTGCCGCTGATGGTAAAGGAAAACACCATTCTGCCTATGGGAAATAATGACCGGGAACCGGAATATGACTTTGCGGACGGCGTGACCCTTCTTCTGTCGGTGTTCGCGGATGGAAAAGAAGCAGATGTGGAAATTCCGGACTGCAGGGGCAATGTAGTGATGAAAGCCCATGCGGTATGCCGGGATGGTGAGATATCTGTACATGTGGAAGGCGGAAACGGCAATTATACAGTAAAGAGCCTTGCCGGACAGATAGTTAAAATGATATAG
- a CDS encoding glycoside hydrolase family 31 protein, translating into MTDFVKREDASTGDFRSDNKFLLGYFEEKDHALFYRYDAERVIVEPWGKNSLRVRASKMPEMPDELWALDGKPEGREEARIVIHDFSAEIVNGNIKAVVNNIGKITFYNQKGEVLLEEYVRNREDMFADTCSSLEVEAREFKPIIGGDYQLTMRFESNPNEKIYGMGQYQQKFLNVKGAELELAHRNSQASVPFALSSLGYGFLWNNPAIGRVSFNKNITSWEARSTKKLDYWITAGDTPAEIEEAYADATGKVPMMPEYGMGFWQCKLRYQTQEELLEVAREYKRRQIPIDVIVVDFFHWPKQGDWRFDETYWPDPDAMIAELKEMGIELMVSIWPMVDYKSENFEEMKAKGLLTRVEKGVRIDNTYMGNTIQYDPTNPEAREYVWNKAKQNYYDKGVKIFWLDEAEPEYTVYDFENYRYHLGPNVQIGNVYPAMYAQTFFEGMKKEGQENIVNLLRCAWAGSQRYGALVWSGDIHSSFESLQNQFAAGLNMGIAGIPWWTTDIGGFFGANIYDEDFHEVLVRWFEYGTFCPVMRLHGYRMPYQPQYGTTGGAECVSGAPNEIWSYGDKVYEICKKYIEMREAMRPYVRRLMEEAHEKGTPVMRPMFYDFPEDKACWDNETQYMFGPEILVAPVMEKGQTQKEVYLPTGAVWKNVWTGETYEGGQTVMVPTPIEQIPLFTKNDFELNF; encoded by the coding sequence ATGACGGATTTTGTAAAAAGAGAAGACGCATCCACAGGAGATTTTCGCTCAGACAATAAATTTTTACTGGGATATTTTGAGGAAAAGGATCATGCATTATTTTACCGTTATGATGCGGAGCGGGTTATTGTGGAACCCTGGGGAAAGAACAGTTTGAGGGTCCGGGCCTCCAAAATGCCTGAAATGCCGGATGAGCTTTGGGCACTGGACGGAAAGCCGGAAGGACGCGAAGAAGCCAGGATTGTAATACATGATTTTTCCGCGGAAATTGTCAACGGAAATATCAAAGCAGTAGTGAACAATATTGGAAAGATTACATTTTACAACCAGAAAGGTGAGGTGCTCCTTGAGGAATATGTCCGCAACAGAGAGGACATGTTTGCGGATACCTGCAGTTCTTTGGAGGTTGAGGCGAGAGAATTCAAACCGATCATCGGCGGGGATTATCAGCTTACCATGCGCTTTGAATCCAATCCCAATGAAAAGATTTATGGCATGGGCCAGTATCAGCAGAAATTCTTAAATGTCAAAGGGGCGGAACTGGAACTGGCACACAGGAATTCCCAGGCAAGTGTTCCCTTTGCCCTGTCATCGCTGGGATATGGCTTCTTATGGAATAACCCTGCGATCGGACGTGTCAGCTTTAATAAGAATATTACCTCATGGGAGGCAAGATCCACTAAAAAATTAGATTACTGGATCACAGCAGGCGACACACCCGCTGAAATTGAGGAAGCCTACGCAGACGCCACAGGAAAGGTACCCATGATGCCGGAATACGGTATGGGATTCTGGCAGTGCAAACTCAGATATCAGACACAGGAAGAGCTTCTGGAGGTGGCTAGAGAATATAAGCGCCGTCAGATTCCCATTGATGTGATCGTTGTGGACTTTTTCCACTGGCCGAAGCAGGGAGACTGGAGATTCGACGAGACCTACTGGCCTGACCCGGATGCCATGATCGCAGAGCTGAAGGAGATGGGAATTGAGCTTATGGTTTCCATCTGGCCTATGGTGGATTATAAGAGTGAGAATTTTGAGGAGATGAAGGCAAAGGGCCTTCTCACAAGGGTAGAAAAAGGTGTCCGTATTGACAATACATATATGGGCAATACCATCCAGTATGACCCAACCAATCCGGAAGCCAGAGAATATGTCTGGAATAAGGCAAAACAGAACTATTATGACAAGGGTGTGAAGATTTTCTGGCTGGATGAGGCAGAACCGGAATATACGGTGTATGACTTTGAGAATTACCGTTATCATCTGGGACCGAACGTACAGATTGGAAATGTATACCCGGCAATGTACGCACAGACCTTCTTTGAAGGCATGAAAAAGGAAGGACAGGAAAATATCGTCAATCTGCTGCGCTGCGCATGGGCGGGAAGCCAGAGATACGGAGCACTGGTGTGGTCAGGTGATATCCACTCCTCCTTTGAGAGCCTGCAGAACCAATTTGCGGCGGGACTCAACATGGGGATCGCGGGAATTCCCTGGTGGACAACAGATATCGGAGGATTTTTCGGAGCCAATATCTATGATGAGGATTTCCACGAGGTACTTGTCAGATGGTTTGAATACGGCACCTTCTGTCCTGTCATGAGACTGCACGGATACCGTATGCCATACCAGCCTCAGTACGGAACAACCGGCGGTGCGGAGTGCGTATCCGGGGCACCCAATGAAATCTGGTCTTACGGAGATAAAGTCTATGAGATCTGCAAGAAATACATTGAAATGCGTGAAGCCATGCGTCCCTATGTGCGCCGTCTGATGGAGGAGGCACATGAAAAGGGAACTCCGGTCATGAGACCTATGTTTTATGATTTCCCGGAGGACAAGGCCTGCTGGGATAATGAGACACAGTACATGTTCGGGCCTGAGATATTAGTAGCTCCGGTTATGGAGAAGGGACAGACACAAAAAGAAGTCTACCTTCCCACAGGAGCTGTGTGGAAAAATGTATGGACAGGCGAGACATACGAAGGCGGACAGACTGTAATGGTGCCGACACCTATTGAACAGATCCCGCTGTTTACAAAAAATGATTTTGAACTGAACTTCTAA
- a CDS encoding response regulator transcription factor, with translation MRILIAEDEKRASRGLRNLIMMVSDKHEIVGEAADGKEAFELMKLLEPDVVFTDIKMPYMDGISLIRAARAQDIKIKFVIISAYEEFELARQAISLGVTDYLVKPLVPEDIEDIIHRLEENSSITWDKENRDLKSRYPNAHPLILKAMHIIECSYASKISQKDLAADLGVSAEYFSYLFGRDIGENFSRFLRRYRIEKAQELLLEGNISKDEVLYSVGFSDPKYFNKCFKEETGANVTEFIKARR, from the coding sequence GTGAGAATACTTATAGCGGAAGATGAAAAAAGGGCCAGCAGAGGGCTTAGGAATCTGATCATGATGGTATCGGACAAACATGAGATCGTGGGGGAGGCCGCAGACGGAAAAGAGGCATTTGAGCTTATGAAGCTTTTAGAGCCTGATGTGGTCTTTACAGATATTAAAATGCCGTATATGGACGGAATATCCCTCATAAGAGCGGCCAGAGCGCAGGATATAAAGATAAAGTTTGTTATAATCAGTGCGTATGAGGAATTTGAACTGGCCAGGCAGGCAATCTCTCTTGGAGTCACAGACTATCTGGTAAAGCCTCTGGTACCTGAAGATATCGAGGATATTATTCACAGGCTGGAAGAAAACAGCAGCATTACCTGGGATAAGGAGAACAGGGATTTAAAAAGCAGATACCCCAATGCGCACCCGCTGATCTTAAAAGCAATGCATATTATAGAATGCTCCTATGCATCCAAAATCTCACAGAAGGATTTAGCGGCAGACCTGGGGGTCAGTGCAGAATATTTCAGTTATCTGTTCGGCAGAGATATCGGTGAGAATTTTTCCAGATTTCTCAGAAGGTACCGGATTGAGAAAGCCCAGGAACTGCTGCTGGAGGGCAATATTTCTAAGGACGAAGTGCTGTACAGTGTGGGATTCTCAGACCCCAAATACTTTAACAAATGTTTCAAGGAAGAGACGGGAGCCAATGTGACGGAGTTTATAAAGGCGAGACGTTAA
- a CDS encoding carbohydrate ABC transporter permease: MKMSMAAKKRREGYTFILPGFIYMLVVLGYPLVYNFVLSFRNVNVKTFKGGTDVFVGLSNYIELFHNETFLMVFKNTFVFTIGCLVVQFTIGFIFALFFSKKFTLAGPIRGMILVGYMMPMSVTALLGKNMFDVSSGVINDLFMKLGLISAPVEWLLSGSTAMIAIIAVNCWVGIPFNMLLLTSGLTGISTEIYESAEVDGANPFQRFLYITLPLMKPAILSVLMLGFIYTFKAFDLMFVMTSGGPLNSTDVLGTYAYTLSFKQYEFSLGSTAAIILFACLFIVGLFYLRLISKEDD, from the coding sequence ATGAAAATGTCGATGGCGGCAAAAAAGAGAAGAGAAGGCTATACCTTTATCCTTCCGGGATTCATTTATATGCTGGTGGTTCTTGGATATCCGCTTGTGTACAACTTTGTACTCAGCTTCAGGAATGTAAATGTTAAAACATTCAAAGGCGGAACAGATGTATTTGTAGGTTTGTCCAACTACATAGAATTATTTCACAATGAAACATTTTTGATGGTATTTAAGAATACATTTGTGTTTACCATCGGATGTTTGGTTGTACAGTTCACAATAGGATTTATATTTGCATTGTTTTTCTCAAAGAAATTTACACTTGCTGGACCGATCCGTGGTATGATCCTGGTGGGATATATGATGCCAATGTCTGTTACGGCTCTGTTGGGCAAGAATATGTTCGATGTGTCCAGTGGTGTGATCAATGACCTGTTTATGAAGCTGGGTCTGATCAGTGCTCCGGTGGAATGGCTGCTCAGCGGAAGTACAGCCATGATCGCCATCATTGCGGTGAACTGCTGGGTTGGTATTCCGTTCAATATGCTGCTTCTGACCTCGGGTCTTACAGGAATTTCCACTGAGATTTACGAGAGCGCGGAAGTTGACGGTGCAAATCCGTTCCAGAGATTTCTTTATATCACACTTCCGCTTATGAAACCGGCTATATTATCAGTGCTTATGTTAGGATTTATCTATACATTTAAAGCATTCGATCTGATGTTTGTTATGACAAGCGGAGGTCCTCTGAACTCTACTGATGTTCTGGGTACTTATGCTTATACATTGTCCTTTAAACAGTATGAATTCTCCTTAGGTTCTACAGCGGCGATCATCTTATTCGCGTGTCTGTTTATTGTGGGACTATTCTACTTGCGTCTCATATCAAAGGAGGATGATTAG